A single region of the Ascaphus truei isolate aAscTru1 chromosome 6, aAscTru1.hap1, whole genome shotgun sequence genome encodes:
- the PABPC4 gene encoding polyadenylate-binding protein 4 isoform X2, whose amino-acid sequence MHTADASYPMASLYVGDLHPDVTEAMLYEKFSPAGPVLSIRVCRDMITRRSLGYAYVNFQQPADAERALDTMNFDVIKGKPIRIMWSQRDPSLRKSGVGNVFIKNLDKSIDNKALYDTFSAFGNILSCKVVCDENGSKGYAFVHFETQDAADRAIEKMNGMLLNDRKVFVGRFKCRKEREAELGAKAKEFTNVYIKNFGEDMDDERLKETFSKYGR is encoded by the exons ATGCACACAGCTGACGCCAGTTACCCCATGGCGTCCCTGTATGTGGGCGACCTGCACCCCGATGTGACGGAGGCCATGCTGTACGAGAAGTTCAGCCCCGCTGGCCCCGTCCTGTCCATACGAGTCTGCAGAGACATGATCACACGCCGGTCACTGGGATATGCCTATGTCAACTTCCAGCAGCCTGCGGACG CTGAGCGTGCTCTGGACACCATGAACTTTGACGTGATTAAGGGGAAGCCTATTCGCATCATGTGGTCTCAGAGGGACCCCTCTCTCAGGAAGTCCGGGGTGGGCAATGTGTTCATCAAGAACCTGGACAAATCCATCGACAACAAAGCACTTTACGACACGTTCTCTGCATTCGGTAACATCCTGTCCTGCAAG GTCGTATGTGATGAGAACGGCTCCAAGGGTTACGCCTTTGTACACTTTGAGACGCAGGATGCTGCAGATCGAGCCATAGAGAAGATGAATGGGATGCTGCTGAATGACCGCAAAGT GTTTGTCGGCCGCTTTAAATGTCGCAAGGAACGAGAAGCAGAGCTAGGAGCCAAAGCCAAGGAGTTCACCAACGTTTACATCAAGAACTTCGGGGAAGACATGGATGATGAGCGGCTGAAGGAGACGTTCAGCAAATACG GCCGTTGA